The bacterium genomic sequence CGTGGCAAGGATGGCGAGCCAAAGGAACACAATCTCAATAAGCGCACCGCCGGGACTGTGCAAGCCGAAAAAGATAATCGACCAAAGGGTATTTAAGACCAGCTGGCCGAGGAATATGCCGAGGGCGATTTTTATATCCCTGCGATCCGGTCCCTTCTTCCAAACAAGGAACGCCGCAATGCCCATAAGCGCAAACAATGTCGTCCAGACCGGTCCAAATACCCACGCCGGAGGATTCAGAGTCGGCTTCACTATTCCTGCGTACCAACCGGCAATAGATGGCGTGGTAAAGACCGAA encodes the following:
- a CDS encoding TspO/MBR family protein — its product is MNNTFKLIIAVVVSEMAGIIGSVFTTPSIAGWYAGIVKPTLNPPAWVFGPVWTTLFALMGIAAFLVWKKGPDRRDIKIALGIFLGQLVLNTLWSIIFFGLHSPGGALIEIVFLWLAILAT